In Planctomycetota bacterium, a single window of DNA contains:
- a CDS encoding N-formylglutamate amidohydrolase yields MFAELLVVIPHSGLAVPAEVPLDALADDFAALARNVDWFTNWLYDFRDLLGNGQIVFPFCSLILEANRHPAHIEDCVPLKDVFGRPVYKPGREPDAALRERMARKHLDPFHAAIEAEIAGGRQFLLDGHSTITARGVAANQIELMSFQHSTLDAGRVTYCPDLYIETYAAELRRRLPDVKVTVNESEYWRVYGHVCAAHSVHAMGRVGTRCPALLQETNDSLYRNPDGSPNIGALNRLRRAFAEALAAMRRTVNEESAR; encoded by the coding sequence GTGTTCGCGGAGCTGCTCGTCGTCATCCCTCACAGCGGCCTCGCCGTGCCAGCCGAGGTGCCGCTGGACGCGCTGGCTGACGATTTCGCCGCCCTTGCGCGGAACGTGGACTGGTTCACGAACTGGCTCTACGACTTCCGCGACCTGCTCGGAAACGGGCAGATCGTGTTCCCCTTCTGTAGTCTGATCCTCGAGGCCAACCGGCACCCTGCCCACATCGAGGACTGCGTGCCGCTGAAGGACGTATTCGGCCGCCCCGTCTACAAGCCGGGCCGCGAGCCAGACGCCGCCCTCCGCGAGCGAATGGCGCGCAAGCACCTCGACCCCTTTCACGCGGCGATCGAGGCCGAGATCGCAGGGGGCAGGCAGTTCCTGCTCGACGGCCACTCGACGATCACGGCCCGCGGCGTGGCCGCCAACCAGATCGAGCTGATGAGCTTCCAGCACTCGACGCTCGACGCCGGAAGGGTCACCTACTGCCCCGACCTCTACATCGAAACCTATGCGGCCGAACTGCGCCGACGCCTGCCCGACGTCAAGGTCACGGTCAACGAGTCCGAGTACTGGCGCGTCTACGGCCACGTGTGCGCGGCGCATTCCGTCCACGCGATGGGCCGCGTGGGCACCCGCTGCCCCGCGCTGCTCCAAGAGACGAACGACAGCCTCTACCGCAACCCCGACGGCAGCCCCAACATCGGCGCGTTGAACCGCCTGCGGCGCGCCTTTGCCGAGGCCCTTGCCGCCATGCGCCGCACCGTGAACGAGGAGTCCGCCCGGTGA
- a CDS encoding LamG domain-containing protein → MEALTRRELVMTAAATAAAPFVLPARASAAGEGAGAFRAGACAVDVMPKTWPVLVSGGFLEAKATGPAGTLHARCLVLDDGTTKVALAIVDTLMMTREFCDEAKELASKATGIPASHILISAVHTHSAPSVMGALGTGVQEDYVPVLRDGIVQGIAQAAKNLAPARVGWTVADAHEWTNCRRWILRPDRIGTDPFGQRNIRAMMHPGYQSPNHVGPSGPIDPDLTLLAVQSPDGKPIAVLANFSMHYFGAAAVSSDYFGIFCARLATMLGAETLEPPFVALMSQGTAGDLHWMDYSQPKKNIGLQQYAEAVARVAAEAHKKIEYRDSATLAACEKKLTLGRRTPDEKRLEWAKAILAKMQGPVPRSQQEVYAKEAIYLHQEPTRELKLQAIRVGDLGITAIPCEVFGITGLKLKAQSPLQPTMNIELANGAEGYIPPPEQHTLGGYTTWPARTAGLEVQAEPKIVETVLQCLEEVAGKPRRKLAVTNGPYAQAILASKPLAYWRMEEMVGPTAADAAGNCPATYEDCIALYLEGRVGRCPHFAGGRLKAAINGLGPAYTVEFWFWNGLPTDAREVTGYLFSRGSDGDKEARGDHLGIGGKKDAQGKLIFFNGNIAQELLTGSTDIALRTWHHVALVRDGRKVTVYLDGKQEISGEAAVTTPDGCETIFLGGRNDNIANFAGKLDEVAVFPRALSAEEIAKHFAAARGVR, encoded by the coding sequence ATGGAGGCGCTGACTCGACGCGAGCTGGTGATGACGGCAGCGGCCACGGCGGCCGCGCCCTTCGTGTTGCCCGCGAGGGCCTCTGCGGCGGGCGAGGGGGCGGGGGCGTTCCGCGCAGGGGCTTGCGCGGTGGACGTGATGCCGAAGACGTGGCCGGTCCTCGTGAGCGGCGGGTTCCTCGAGGCCAAGGCGACTGGACCGGCGGGCACGCTCCACGCCCGCTGCCTGGTGCTCGACGACGGGACGACGAAGGTGGCCCTCGCCATCGTGGACACGCTGATGATGACCCGCGAGTTCTGCGACGAGGCGAAGGAACTGGCCAGCAAAGCCACGGGCATTCCCGCCAGCCACATCCTCATCTCCGCCGTCCACACGCACTCCGCCCCGTCGGTGATGGGCGCGCTCGGCACAGGCGTGCAGGAGGACTACGTGCCGGTGCTGCGCGACGGAATCGTCCAAGGCATCGCCCAGGCGGCGAAGAACCTCGCGCCCGCACGGGTCGGCTGGACGGTTGCCGATGCGCACGAATGGACCAACTGCCGCCGCTGGATTCTGCGTCCCGACCGCATCGGCACCGATCCCTTCGGCCAGCGAAATATCCGCGCCATGATGCACCCCGGCTATCAGAGCCCGAACCACGTCGGCCCCTCCGGACCGATAGACCCCGACCTCACGCTGCTCGCCGTCCAGTCGCCCGATGGGAAGCCCATCGCAGTGCTGGCGAACTTCTCGATGCACTACTTCGGCGCAGCCGCCGTGTCGAGCGACTACTTCGGCATCTTCTGCGCCAGGCTGGCCACCATGCTGGGAGCCGAGACGCTGGAGCCTCCCTTCGTCGCCCTGATGTCGCAGGGCACCGCGGGCGACCTGCACTGGATGGACTACAGCCAACCGAAGAAAAACATCGGCCTTCAGCAGTACGCCGAAGCGGTGGCCAGAGTGGCCGCGGAGGCCCACAAGAAGATCGAGTACCGCGACTCCGCTACGCTCGCGGCCTGCGAGAAGAAGCTCACACTCGGCCGCCGCACCCCCGACGAGAAGCGCCTGGAGTGGGCGAAGGCCATCCTCGCCAAGATGCAAGGCCCCGTGCCGCGCAGCCAACAGGAGGTCTATGCCAAGGAAGCCATCTACCTGCACCAGGAGCCGACGCGCGAACTCAAGCTCCAGGCCATTCGCGTGGGAGACTTGGGCATCACGGCCATTCCGTGCGAGGTGTTCGGCATCACGGGGCTGAAGCTCAAGGCCCAGAGCCCGCTTCAGCCCACCATGAACATCGAACTGGCGAATGGCGCCGAGGGCTACATCCCGCCGCCCGAGCAGCACACGCTGGGCGGCTACACCACGTGGCCCGCCCGCACGGCCGGCCTCGAGGTCCAGGCCGAGCCGAAGATCGTCGAGACCGTGCTCCAGTGCCTCGAGGAGGTCGCGGGCAAGCCCCGCCGCAAGCTGGCCGTGACGAATGGCCCCTACGCCCAGGCCATCCTCGCCTCCAAGCCGCTGGCCTATTGGCGAATGGAAGAGATGGTTGGCCCAACCGCGGCCGATGCCGCGGGCAACTGCCCCGCGACCTATGAGGACTGCATCGCCCTCTACCTTGAGGGCCGCGTCGGCCGCTGCCCCCACTTCGCCGGCGGGCGCCTCAAGGCCGCCATCAATGGCCTCGGCCCCGCCTACACCGTAGAGTTCTGGTTCTGGAACGGCCTGCCCACCGACGCCCGGGAGGTCACCGGCTACCTCTTCTCCCGCGGCTCCGATGGCGACAAGGAGGCCCGCGGCGACCACCTCGGCATCGGCGGCAAGAAGGACGCCCAGGGCAAGCTCATCTTCTTCAACGGCAACATCGCCCAGGAGCTACTCACCGGCAGCACCGACATCGCGCTTCGCACCTGGCACCACGTCGCCCTGGTCCGCGACGGCAGGAAGGTGACGGTCTACCTCGACGGCAAGCAGGAGATTTCGGGCGAAGCCGCGGTCACGACGCCCGACGGCTGCGAGACCATCTTCCTTGGCGGCCGGAACGACAACATCGCCAACTTCGCGGGCAAACTCGATGAGGTGGCTGTCTTCCCCCGCGCCCTCTCGGCCGAGGAGATCGCCAAACACTTCGCCGCTGCGAGAGGGGTCCGCTGA
- a CDS encoding NAD(P)-dependent oxidoreductase, with amino-acid sequence MKTVLVTGAAGVLGKAVTALLEREPGVRLRLTDVVPLATRHEFLQADLANWEEANGLCRAVDEVLHIAAIHPWKQYTPQQYLDCNIKGTYNILQAAAEAGVKRVIYTSSIAAMGYRYERPEELPFDESRPCRPCEDLYGVSKHVGEQLCEMMRHRHGMPYIALRPGTFIPRDETDPAWGLSLLTQWLHVSDIAMAHVLALRSDLRNEAIIITAKVPFTSADAPALLSDARPVILRYFPKAALLEERGVQLPKKIDRWYSLAKAERLLGYEPKWSFGEWLEKALAKTA; translated from the coding sequence GTGAAAACGGTCCTCGTCACGGGCGCGGCGGGGGTGCTGGGCAAGGCGGTGACGGCGCTCCTCGAACGCGAGCCGGGCGTACGGCTTCGGCTCACCGACGTGGTGCCGCTGGCGACGCGCCACGAGTTCCTCCAGGCCGACCTGGCAAACTGGGAGGAAGCGAATGGGCTTTGCCGCGCCGTGGACGAGGTGCTTCACATCGCGGCGATCCACCCGTGGAAGCAGTACACGCCGCAGCAGTATCTGGACTGCAATATCAAGGGCACTTACAACATCCTCCAGGCCGCGGCGGAGGCGGGGGTGAAGCGGGTCATCTACACCAGCAGCATCGCGGCGATGGGCTACCGCTACGAGCGGCCCGAAGAGCTGCCTTTCGACGAATCGCGCCCCTGCCGCCCGTGCGAGGATCTCTATGGCGTCTCGAAGCACGTGGGCGAGCAGCTCTGCGAGATGATGCGCCACCGCCACGGCATGCCCTACATCGCCTTGCGGCCCGGCACGTTCATCCCTCGCGACGAGACTGACCCCGCTTGGGGGCTTTCGCTGCTCACCCAGTGGCTCCACGTGTCCGACATTGCGATGGCGCACGTGCTGGCACTGAGGAGCGACCTGAGGAACGAGGCGATCATCATCACGGCCAAGGTGCCTTTCACAAGCGCCGACGCCCCTGCCCTCCTCAGCGATGCGCGGCCGGTGATCCTCCGCTACTTCCCGAAGGCAGCGCTCCTGGAGGAACGCGGCGTTCAACTCCCGAAGAAGATTGACCGCTGGTACAGCCTCGCCAAAGCCGAGCGGCTGCTGGGCTATGAGCCGAAGTGGAGCTTCGGCGAATGGCTGGAGAAGGCGCTGGCCAAGACCGCCTAG
- a CDS encoding DUF362 domain-containing protein: MNTVAVVQSGADHSSALHRVLALAEADDVMRPGDSVLIKPNLHAAQHWTTAGTTNPALVVALIEWARARGAGRIVVADGSYYGTPKPEQVFVDTGMAAAVEAAGAEWAAMPSHGYRVFANASPLLPPETGISQFVFECDRLINVAVMKTHIDCLVTLGMKNLKGCIRNEDKRAFHNDLDINRALVALNRLITPDLTIVDGTLGMEGIGPHAGRPANFGHIFASRHTPSVDAVAASAMGVEIAEARTLQYAFEEGLLDPAAIRVVGVPVETIRRRFERPYEAMMRELPGLRLQMTTACSACKLNVIRALRENRQAGISLPGRPIAIGKVVGEGSAPREPDAILIGRCAAEHAVGHRYLPGCPPSVARIKDFLATVCS, translated from the coding sequence ATGAACACAGTTGCCGTCGTGCAGAGCGGCGCTGACCACAGCAGCGCCCTGCACCGCGTGCTGGCGTTGGCGGAAGCCGACGACGTGATGCGGCCCGGCGACTCCGTGCTGATCAAGCCCAACCTCCACGCGGCGCAGCACTGGACAACCGCGGGCACGACCAACCCCGCCCTTGTCGTCGCTCTCATCGAGTGGGCGCGGGCGAGAGGGGCCGGCCGCATTGTGGTGGCCGACGGCTCATACTACGGCACACCCAAACCTGAGCAAGTCTTCGTTGACACCGGCATGGCCGCGGCAGTGGAGGCGGCGGGGGCCGAATGGGCGGCGATGCCGAGCCACGGCTATCGCGTCTTCGCCAACGCCTCGCCCCTTCTGCCGCCCGAAACCGGCATCAGCCAGTTCGTCTTCGAGTGCGACAGGCTCATCAACGTGGCCGTAATGAAGACGCACATTGACTGCCTCGTGACCCTTGGGATGAAGAACCTCAAGGGCTGCATCCGCAACGAGGACAAGCGCGCGTTCCACAACGATCTCGACATCAACCGCGCCCTCGTGGCCCTCAACCGCCTGATCACGCCCGACCTGACGATCGTAGACGGCACGCTGGGGATGGAGGGCATCGGCCCGCACGCCGGGCGGCCGGCGAACTTCGGCCACATCTTCGCCAGCCGGCACACGCCGTCGGTGGACGCCGTGGCGGCCTCGGCAATGGGCGTCGAGATCGCTGAAGCGCGGACCCTCCAGTACGCCTTCGAGGAGGGGCTGCTGGACCCCGCGGCCATCCGCGTCGTCGGTGTGCCCGTCGAGACCATCCGCCGGCGCTTCGAGCGCCCCTACGAGGCGATGATGCGCGAGCTGCCCGGCCTGCGCCTCCAGATGACCACCGCGTGCAGCGCATGCAAGCTCAACGTCATCCGCGCCCTGCGCGAGAACCGCCAGGCGGGCATCTCGCTCCCAGGGCGTCCTATCGCGATTGGCAAGGTTGTGGGCGAGGGCTCTGCACCCCGCGAACCCGACGCGATCCTCATCGGCCGCTGCGCCGCCGAGCACGCCGTCGGCCATCGCTACCTCCCCGGTTGCCCGCCCTCGGTCGCGCGAATCAAGGACTTCCTGGCCACTGTTTGCAGTTGA
- a CDS encoding twin-arginine translocation signal domain-containing protein, whose translation MRKSVTRREFLAASAAAGALLAGSWRDLVSGADGEDWPPKLPTVKIYKVFAGRTGGHYLSRPTDEIGKFNQYLDGVARKLGGVEFVGGDLIPDVKVEEVAAKLKNADGALLFHLSGHGGDAPVLSKLLDTGVPAAVFSQPFSGHGWMYFPALAKAGKKVVLLPTSDWGELDHMVALLRVPAWMRQTRVLVVGGPVGTAAACDLKQVKERLGTEALVVKNEQVLEAMNAVDLKAAEAEAEEYWLKPAQKLVEPKRDEVIQSARMYLAVRAMMARERARAITSSHCMGNPRGCLTFSKLNDEGLVGACEGDIDSTLTMLMFGYAFGVPGFITDPVFDTAKNALIHFHCTSATKLDGPSGKRQPFNIRCQTDTQGGVALEVENRVGQVVTCAKLINLDTMLISTGKIIEVTHSPLGCRTQFVTEVKDARSMFHNWGAGVLKGGVMALLHRAVFYGDHTQDIRHLGALMGFKIVEEA comes from the coding sequence ATGCGCAAGAGTGTTACTCGCCGCGAGTTCCTCGCCGCGTCCGCGGCGGCCGGGGCGCTGCTGGCAGGTTCGTGGAGGGACCTGGTCTCAGGCGCCGACGGAGAGGATTGGCCGCCCAAGCTGCCGACCGTGAAGATCTACAAGGTGTTTGCCGGACGCACCGGCGGCCACTATCTCTCCAGGCCAACCGACGAGATCGGCAAGTTCAACCAGTACCTCGACGGCGTGGCCAGGAAGCTCGGCGGCGTGGAGTTCGTCGGCGGCGACCTGATCCCCGACGTGAAAGTCGAGGAGGTGGCCGCGAAGCTGAAGAACGCGGACGGTGCGCTGCTCTTCCACCTGTCGGGCCACGGCGGCGATGCTCCGGTGCTGAGCAAGCTGCTCGACACGGGGGTGCCTGCGGCGGTCTTCTCGCAGCCCTTCAGCGGCCACGGCTGGATGTACTTCCCCGCCCTCGCCAAGGCGGGCAAGAAGGTGGTGCTGCTGCCCACGAGCGACTGGGGCGAACTCGACCATATGGTCGCGCTGCTCCGCGTGCCGGCCTGGATGCGGCAGACCCGTGTGCTCGTGGTGGGCGGCCCAGTGGGCACCGCCGCGGCCTGTGACCTCAAGCAGGTGAAGGAGCGCCTGGGCACCGAGGCGCTCGTCGTGAAGAACGAACAGGTGCTGGAAGCGATGAACGCGGTGGACCTCAAGGCCGCGGAGGCCGAGGCCGAGGAGTACTGGCTCAAGCCGGCCCAGAAGCTCGTGGAGCCGAAGCGCGACGAGGTGATCCAGTCGGCCCGCATGTACCTCGCGGTGAGGGCCATGATGGCCAGAGAGCGGGCACGGGCCATCACCAGCTCGCACTGCATGGGCAACCCGCGCGGCTGCCTGACCTTCAGCAAGCTCAACGACGAGGGGCTCGTGGGCGCCTGCGAGGGCGATATTGACTCGACCCTCACCATGCTGATGTTCGGCTACGCGTTCGGCGTCCCCGGCTTCATCACCGACCCCGTGTTCGACACGGCGAAGAACGCCCTCATCCACTTCCACTGCACGTCCGCCACGAAGCTGGATGGGCCGTCGGGCAAGCGGCAGCCGTTCAACATTCGCTGCCAGACCGACACCCAGGGCGGCGTGGCCCTGGAGGTCGAGAACCGCGTGGGGCAGGTGGTCACGTGCGCCAAGCTCATCAACCTCGACACCATGCTCATCTCGACGGGCAAGATCATCGAGGTCACCCACAGCCCGCTGGGCTGCCGCACGCAGTTTGTTACCGAGGTCAAGGACGCGCGTTCGATGTTCCACAACTGGGGCGCCGGCGTGCTCAAAGGCGGCGTGATGGCGCTGCTGCACCGCGCCGTCTTCTACGGCGACCACACGCAGGACATCAGGCACCTGGGCGCCCTGATGGGTTTCAAAATCGTGGAGGAAGCCTGA